In a genomic window of Syngnathus typhle isolate RoL2023-S1 ecotype Sweden linkage group LG4, RoL_Styp_1.0, whole genome shotgun sequence:
- the LOC133152990 gene encoding cellular retinoic acid-binding protein 1 gives MPNFAGTWKMKSSENFDELLKALGVNSMLRRVAGAAASKPHVEIRQNGDQFYIKTSTTVRTTEINFLIGEEFNEETVDGRKCKSLVTWETENKMYCKQTLLSGNGPKTFWTRELRGDELILTFGADDVVCTRIYMRA, from the exons ATGCCCAATTTCGCAGGCACCTGGAAGATGAAAAGCAGTGAGAATTTCGACGAGTTACTAAAGGCGCTGG GTGTGAACTCAATGCTGAGGAGAGTGGCCGGGGCGGCCGCTTCCAAGCCTCACGTGGAAATCCGTCAGAATGGCGACCAATTCTACATCAAGACTTCCACCACGGTCCGCACCACAGAGATCAACTTCCTCATTGGCGAGGAGTTCAATGAGGAGACTGTGGATGGAAGAAAGTGTAAG AGTTTGGTCACTTGGGAGAcggaaaacaaaatgtattgcAAACAGACTCTATTGAGTGGCAATGGACCAAAAACCTTCTGGACCAGAGAGCTCAGAGGGGATGAACTCATTCTG ACTTTTGGAGCGGACGATGTGGTGTGCACTAGGATCTACATGCGAGCATAG
- the psma4 gene encoding proteasome subunit alpha type-4, producing MSRRYDSRTTIFSPEGRLYQVEYAMEAIGHAGTCLGILANDGVLLAAERRNIHKLLDEVFFSEKIYKLNEDMACSVAGITSDANVLTNELRLIAQRYLLQYQEPIPCEQLVTALCDIKQAYTQFGGKRPFGVSLLYIGWDKHYGFQLYQSDPSGNYGGWKATCIGNNSAAAVSMLKQDYKEGEMTLSSALALAVKVLNKTMDVSKLSAEKVEIATLTREDGKTKIKVLKQKEVEELIKKHEAEEAKAEKDKKEKEQKEKDK from the exons ATG TCTCGCAGATATGATTCCCGTACAACCATATTTTCTCCTGAAG GCCGCCTGTATCAGGTGGAATATGCAATGGAAGCAATCGGCCATGCCGGAACGTGTCTCGGCATTCTGGCAAACGATGGGGTGCTGCTAGCAGCAGAGAGACGCAACATCCACAAACTGTTGGATGAGGTCTTTTTCTCTGAGAAGATCTACAAGCTCAATGA AGACATGGCTTGTAGTGTCGCTGGTATCACATCAGATGCTAATGTGCTGACAAATGAACTGCGTCTAATTGCACAGAG GTATTTATTGCAGTACCAGGAGCCAATCCCTTGTGAGCAGTTGGTGACAGCACTGTGTGACATCAAGCAGGCTTACACCCAGTTTGGAG GCAAGAGGCCGTTTGGAGTGTCGCTCTTGTACATAGGCTGGGACAAACACTACGGCTTCCAGTTGTACCAAAGTGACCCCAGTGGCAACTATGGCGGCTGGAAGGCAACATGCATCGGCAACAACAGCGCT GCTGCAGTTTCCATGTTGAAGCAAGACTACAAAGAAGGAGAAATGACCCTCTCCTCAGCTTTGGCACTAGCCGTCAAAGTTCTAAACAAAACTATGGATGTCAGCAAGCTTTCTGCAGAGAAAG TGGAGATCGCCACCCTAACACGGGAGGACGGCAAAACAAAGATCAAGGTGCTGAAACAGAAAGAGGTAGAGGAGCTGATCAAAAAACACGAGGCTGAGGAGGCCAAGGCTGAGAAAGATAAAAAGGAAAAGGAGCAGAAGGAAAAGGATAAATGA
- the taldo1 gene encoding transaldolase isoform X1, translated as MLDSLTLTIVVQRLALLWLAPPCEASSLGLTVHVVPLQSDGGQSVRAHFTVIASNPCPPLTGLCTEGDNCILHKASSPFSGAKPNSGWCVRQWEQVVPSNYNSTISLSSSTTFYVSVKAEPHIRANSGKLNQPAFVALPPPIRTRENCPHHIQLSVKDPDGDRVRCRFAVEEQGECLNCTPHAFIELNEDACALTFAENAPVGQYSIYMMAEDFIPTPKVSQTSERHPLSSVPVHLSLTVEPSSSSCTHDHVATGKTPRKDATFNVLPFEDVKFAAEFMSQRESVSEIAVVGQPGLIVYGFTSIGAMSQIFMSWVRGENSLSHLLPICFVANSMSLQSEPHCVWLYQREMRTLPDGTELICNKTEMTLVLPVASLSNINLTELQLNSPACPVIFNDTHLTARIALDGCGTKTVHAGTELVYTNTLKSVRPSSIISRRPSLILPLACRIPAVQARGPNFNIAVSTTVFDDADVRLEFHLPGEGPLAIYTNHPQFKHLGLLPGQMRRDSAPVRHIRAFQAQLGSRIKELDLHLLSNTTLERAELNIKRCVQSGTDDFAESSIILENGCKASSTTKEIRATSHARIFRLDLSDLVAVQNMLYVKCELDLCISSLPSQKCARQCNQGLLNRASVEILSKNFTVKSGPVSLVVTTPAPSLSVATGTSAAAEVTSTSSAPGQVYFMAVGLILNIFCIYLQYTLIH; from the exons ATGCTTGACAGCCTGACATTGACAATCGTGGTGCAGAGGCTGGCTCTCCTCTGGCTAGCGCCGCCCTGTGAAGCCTCCTCCCTTGGCCTCACTGTCCACGTTGTGCCCTTGCAAAGTGATGGAGGGCAATCG GTGAGAGCTCATTTTACCGTGATTGCATCCAATCCATGCCCTCCGTTAACTGGACTGTGTACTGAAGGGGACAACTGCATCCTTCACAAAGCCTCCTCCCCCTTCAGTGGCGCCAAACCCAATTCAGGATGGTGCGTTCGCCAATGGGAGCAAGTGGTCCCCAGTAACTACAACAGCACAATCAGTTTGAG TTCCAGCACCACCTTTTATGTATCAGTGAAGGCAGAACCACATATACGTGCAAACTCTGGGAAACTCAATCAACCTGCTTTTGTTGCATTGCCTCCTCCAATAAG GACCCGTGAGAACTGCCCTCACCACATCCAACTGTCAGTGAAAGATCCGGATGGTGACAGGGTACGATGCCGGTTTGCTGTGGAAGAACAAGGAGAGTGTCTCAACTGTACTCCACACGCTTTTATCGAGCTAAACGAG gatgcatGTGCTTTGACGTTCGCTGAAAACGCACCAGTTGGCCAGTATTCCATCTACATGATGGCAGAGGACTTCATTCCGACCCCCAAAGTCAGCCAAACCAGTGAGAGGCATCCACTAAGCTCTGTTCCGGTGCACCTGTCCCTCACCG TGGAACCGTCTTCCTCCAGCTGTACACATGACCATGTGGCAACAGGAAAGACCCCAAGAAAGGATGCAACATTTAATGTCCTGCCATTCGAGGATGTGAAGTTTGCGGCCGAATTCATGTCCCAACGAGAAAG TGTCTCAGAAATAGCAGTCGTAGGCCAACCCGGACTCATTGTGTATGGCTTCACTTCAATTGGTGCCATGTCACAAATTTTCATGTCCTGGGTCCGTGGGGAAAACAGTCTCTCTCATCTTCTTCCTATCTGCTTTGTTGCCAATTCCATGAG TTTACAGTCAGAGCCTCACTGTGTGTGGTTGTACCAAA GAGAAATGAGGACACTTCCTGATGGGACAG AGCTGATTTGTAATAAGACCGAGATGACACTGGTGCTTCCTGTTGCCTCACTGAGCAACATCAACCTGACCGAGCTTCAGCTCAACAGCCCCGCTTGTCCCGTCATCTTCAACGACACTCATCTCACTGCTCGCATTGCTTTGGATGGCTGTGGCACCAAAACCGTG CATGCTGGTACAGAGCTGGTCTACACCAACACCTTGAAAAGTGTCCGTCCTTCCTCCATCATCAGCCGTCGGCCCTCCCTCATTCTCCCACTGGCTTGCCGCATCCCTGCAGTCCAAGCCAGAGGCCCAAATTTCAACATCGCTGTTTCCACAACAGTCTTTGATGACGCTGATGTTCGGCTAGAATTTCACTTGCCAGGAGAAGGGCCCTTGGCTATATACACAAACCATCCACAATTCAAACATCTTGGTCTTTTGCCAGGACAAATGCGGCGGGATTCAGCACCAGTGCGTCATATCCGTGCTTTCCAAGCGCAACTTGGGTCCAGGATTAAAGAGCTGGACCTCCATTTGCTCTCCAACACGACTCTGGAGCGAGCTGAGCTTAATATCAAACGCTGTGTGCAGTCTGGGACTGACGACTTTGCTGAAAGTAGCATTATTTTAGAGAATGG GTGCAAAGCTTCCAGCACAACAAAAGAGATTCGAGCAACAAGCCATGCAAGAATCTTTCGCCTTGATTTGTCCGACCTGGTTGCAGTACAAAATATG CTGTACGTGAAGTGTGAGTTGGACTTGTGCATTAGCTCCCTTCCCTCTCAAAAGTGCGCAAGACAGTGCAACCAGGGGTTGTTAAATAGAGCATCTGTGGAAATTCTGAGCAAGAACTTCACCGTCAAGTCAGGACCTGTGAGCCTTGTAGTAACCACACCAGCTCCATCTTTAAGTGTTGCCACTGGCACAAGTGCTGCAGCTGAAGTCACCAGCACCTCAAGTG CTCCAGGGCAAGTCTATTTCATGGCAGTGGGATTGATCCTGAATATCTTCTGCATATATCTTCAATACACCTTGATTCACTAA
- the LOC133152985 gene encoding paired amphipathic helix protein Sin3a-like, which yields MKRHVEDQEPIFAPQQPHTPVQGIAESFQQRALAPTTTVIEAATNNMQPSSGIQYSLPQGYQVPTMPQSTSGHGLNSSGQHVGAHAHSIAVQSQAPAVVQGHVHPTAPMTSAQGQQQFQRLKVEDALSYLDQVKLQFGNQPQVYNDFLDIMKEFKSQSIDTPGVISRVSQLFKGHPDLIMGFNTFLPPGYKIEVQTNDLVNVTTPGQIHYITPHGISVQNIPVSAPPSQPLNQHQHQTVPQAGLHTATATPPVPTQPAANKVNKAMQSPAHTPTSQPNPSIPSCTSPRSPSVQSHTPVSNTPSGGPPPQNNQPVEFNHAINYVNKIKNRFQGQPDIYKAFLEILHTYQKEQRNAKEAGGNYTPALTEQEVYTQVARLFKNQEDLLSEFGQFLPDANSSMLLGKTAPDRADSVRNDHGGTVKRPVPNNKQKLSHNGLTVKRPGAAGVSPLLKKKPKIVGKDHHGFGEVGKHSNSTESMFFDKVKKALRSSEAYESFLRCLHIFNQEVISRAELVQLVIPFLGKFPELFTWFKNFLGYRESSQGESSHAESLPKERATEGIAMEIDYASCKRLGSSYRALPKSYQQPKCTGRTPLCREVLNDTWVSFPSWSEDSTFVSSKKTQYEEHIYRCEDERFELDVVLETNLATIRALESVQQRLSRMSAEEQLRFKLDNTLGSSSEVIHRKAIQRIYGDRANDIIDGLKKNPTVCVPIVIKRLKVKEEEWREAQRGFNKIWREQNEKYYLKSLDHQGINFKQNDTKVFRSKTLVSEIEMLYDERQERASEDPAIPPPSGPHMNLAYEDSQILEDAAALIIHHVKRQVGIQKDDKYKIKQIIRHFIPDLLFARRGELSDVEDDDEEVEDMDADPDGSKKHNGLPGSNPSKSKLLFSNMAAQKLRATDEAYNLFFVNNYWYIFLRLHHILCSRLLRIYGYAEKQIDEDAREREWEKEMFGLQKEKNDNTAFQLKMREPMDVEVEDYYSVFLEMVRNLLDGNMEPAQYEDSLREMFTINAYIAFTMDKLIQSIVRQLQHLVTDDACARVMDLYLSEVANKATGGSLLTQASRATAEGTYQRKSEQLMSEENCFKLMFMKNQDSVCMGMELLDTEEENSDEPAERWSDYVGRYLNSDSTSAELREHLAQKPVFLPRNLRRIRKCQRGWEQLQQERMTTGPSDELQGDKSKLKMECMFKLNSYKMVYVCKSEDFMYRHTALTRAHQSHKRVHRRLHRRFQARLDTWAKEHVTSDMANDCRSWLSGDGREGLLPCTTTCNPEVLHYLTVNKYRVKYKT from the exons ATGAAGAGGCATGTGGAGGACCAGGAACCCATATTTGCGCCCCAGCAACCACATACCCCAGTGCAGGGCATTGCAGAAAGCTTCCAACAGAGGGCTCTAGCCCCAACTACCACTGTGATAGAGGCAGCTACAAACAATATGCAGCCATCATCTGGCATCCAGTATTCTCTACCCCAGGGTTACCAG GTGCCGACAATGCCCCAGAGCACAAGTGGGCACGGACTTAACAGTTCTGGACAACATGTTGGAGCCCATGCACACAGCATAGCAGTCCAATCCCAGGCCCCTGCAGTGGTCCAAGGTCATGTGCATCCAACTGCGCCCATGACTTCAGCACAAGGACAGCAGCAGTTTCAGCGTCTGAAG GTTGAAGATGCTTTGTCATATCTTGACCAAGTAAAGCTTCAGTTTGGAAATCAGCCTCAAGTGTATAATGATTTCCTGGATATTATGAAAGAGTTCAAATCGCAGAG CATAGACACTCCAGGTGTTATCAGTCGCGTGTCGCAACTCTTCAAGGGCCATCCCGACCTCATTATGGGCTTCAATACTTTCTTGCCACCTGGATATAAAATTGAGGTTCAAACTAACGATCTGGTCAACGTGACCACGCCAGGCCAGATTCACTACATCACGCCTCACGGTATATCTGTTCAAAACATCCCCGTAAGTGCGCCACCCAGCCAGCCTCTAAACCAGCATCAGCACCAGACTGTGCCACAGGCTGGCTTACACACTGCTACTGCCACCCCACCTGTCCCCACCCAGCCTGCGGCAAATAAAGTCAACAAG GCCATGCAGTCTCCAGCCCACACGCCCACCAGCCAGCCGAacccatccatcccatcttgCACCTCACCGCGCTCACCTTCAGTTCAGTCTCACACACCAGTAAGCAACACGCCGTCTGGGGGGCCGCCTCCACAGAACAATCAGCCAGTGGAATTCAACCACGCGATAAACTACGTCAACAAGATCAAGAATCGCTTCCAGGGTCAGCCAGATATCTACAAAGCCTTCCTGGAAATCCTGCATACATACCAG AAAGAGCAGCGAAATGCCAAAGAGGCAGGAGGCAATTACACTCCAGCCCTGACTGAGCAGGAGGTTTATACTCAAGTGGCGCGACTCTTCAAGAATCAGGAAGACCTGCTGTCAGAATTTGGACAGTTCCTGCCTGATGCTAACAGCTCAATG CTGCTTGGGAAAACTGCACCTGACAGGGCAGACTCTGTGCGTAATGATCATGGCGGGACAGTAAAGAGACCAGTACCAAACAATAAACAGAAATTAAGCCACAATGGGCTGACTGTCAAAAGACCCGGAGCTGCTGGAGTCTCACCCCTTCTCAAG AAGAAACCCAAAATAGTCGGCAAGGACCATCATGGCTTTGGCGAAGTTGGAAAGCACAGCAACAGCActgaaagcatgttctttgACAAG GTCAAGAAAGCTCTGAGGAGCTCTGAGGCATATGAAAGCTTCCTGCGTTGTTTACACATCTTCAACCAGGAGGTGATTTCCCGTGCTGAATTGGTTCAGTTAGTCATCCCATTTCTTGG AAAATTCCCAGAACTGTTTACATGGTTTAAAAACTTCCTGGGCTACCGAGAATCCAGTCAAGGTGAGTCGAGCCATGCGGAGAGTTTACCCAAGGAGCGGGCAACGGAGGGCATCGCCATGGAGATTGACTATGCATCCTGCAAGAGGCTGGGCTCCAGCTACAGAGCTCTCCCTAAGAGCTATCAGCAGCCTAAATGTACCGGAAGGACGCCACTATGTAGAGAG GTTCTGAATGACACATGGGTGTCATTTCCATCATGGTCTGAAGATTCGACTTTTGTAAGCTCCAAGAAGACACAGTATGAAGAGCACATTTACAGATGTGAAGATGAGCGTTTTGAG CTTGACGTTGTGCTGGAGACCAATCTAGCCACGATTCGAGCTCTCGAGTCAGTCCAACAGAGGCTTTCGCGAATGTCTGCGGAGGAGCAGCTGCGCTTTAAGCTGGACAACACGTTGGGCAGCTCTTCAGAGGTCATTCACCGCAAAGCGATTCAGAGGATATACGGAGACCGAGCCAACGACATCATTGATGGTCTTAAGAAGAACCCAACTGTGTGTGTCCCCATAGTGATAAAAAG GTTAAAGGTCAAAGAAGAAGAGTGGAGAGAAGCCCAGAGAGGCTTCAACAAAATTTGGCGGGAACAGAATGAAAAGTATTATCTGAAGTCACTCGACCATCAAGGCATCAACTTCAAACAGAACGACACCAAAGTGTTTCGCTCAAAGACCTTGGTCAGTGAAATAGAAATGCTGTATGATGAG CGTCAGGAGCGTGCCTCAGAGGATCCTGCCATTCCTCCTCCTAGCGGCCCACACATGAACCTGGCCTACGAAGACAGTCAAATCCTAGAAGACGCCGCGGCCCTTATTATTCACCATGTCAAGAGACAAGTTGGCATCCAGAAAGATGACAAGTACAAGATCAAACAGATCATACGCCACTTCATCCCCGATCTCCTTTTCGCCCGGCGAGGCGAGCTCTCTGATgtggaggacgacgacgaggaaGTGGAGGATATGGATGCAGATCCAGATGGCAGCAAGAAACATAATGGCCTGCCCGGCAGCAACCCGTCAAAGTCCAAGCTCCTCTTCAGCAACATGGCAGCTCAGAAGTTGCGTGCCACCGATGAGGCCTATAACTTGTTCTTTGTGAACAACTACTGGTACATCTTCTTGCGCCTTCATCACATCCTCTGCTCTCGTTTGCTGCGAATCTACGGGTACGCTGAGAAGCAGATTGATGAAGATGCTCGCGAGAGGGAATgggaaaaagaaatgtttggcctccaaaaagaaaagaatgacaATACAGCCTTCCAACTTAAGATGAGGGAGCCAA TGGATGTTGAAGTAGAGGATTATTATTCTGTCTTTCTGGAAATGGTGCGGAACCTTTTGGATGGTAACATGGAACCAGCTCAGTATGAGGATTCCTTGAGGGAAATGTTTACCATCAATGCCTACATTGCCTTCACAATGGACAAACTCATCCAGAGCATCGTCCGGCAG CTCCAACACCTCGTCACTGATGACGCATGTGCGCGGGTGATGGACTTGTACCTGAGTGAGGTTGCCAATAAAGCCACGGGTGGTTCCCTGCTCACTCAGGCGTCCCGGGCCACAGCAGAGGGCACCTACCAGCGCAAATCAGAGCAGCTCATGTCTGAAGAGAACTGCTTCAAG CTGATGTTTATGAAGAACCAAGACTCTGTTTGTATGGGAATGGAGCTGCTAGACACAGAAGAGGAGAACTCTGATGAGCCTGCAGAG AGGTGGTCGGACTATGTGGGCAGATACCTGAACTCAGATTCGACTTCCGCAGAGCTGCGTGAGCATTTGGCCCAGAAACCAGTGTTCCTGCCCAG GAATCTGAGGAGAATCAGGAAGTGCCAGAGAGGATGGGAACAGCTGCAACAGGAGAGGATGACCACAGGCCCCTCGGACGAGTTGCAAGGTGACAAGAGCAAACTGAAGATGGAGTGCATGTTCAAGCTCAACTCCTACAAGATGGTGTATGTCTGCAAATCGGAGGACTTCATGTACAGGCACACTGCACTTACACGCGCTCATCAG TCCCATAAACGGGTCCACAGACGCCTGCATAGACGCTTTCAGGCCCGCTTGGACACCTGGGCCAAAGAGCATGTGACAAGCGACATGGCTAACGACTGCCGGAGTTGGCTGTCGGGAGACGGACGAGAAGGCCTGTTGCCCTGTACTACAACGTGCAACCCAGAGGTGCTGCATTATCTCACTGTTAACAAGTACCGAGTCAAGTACAAAACATAG
- the LOC133153147 gene encoding solute carrier family 25 member 44-like, giving the protein MSDMSHSNEDAPPANTMQQKRNIQIIEWEDLDKKKFYSFGMFITLSIRVTVYPATLIRTRLQVQRGKSLYAGTFDAFVKILRVDGVRGLYRGFMVNSFTLISGQAYITTYELVRKYVSKYSNDNTVKSVVAGGLASMVAQSITVPIDVVSQQLMMQGQGAHLSRFHLNACMEAGKPKTVFGQTRSIVAQIFAADGFPGFYRGALASLLTYIPNSAVWWPFYHFYAEQLSNLAPSGCPHLVLQAMAGPLAAATASTVTNPMDVIRARVQVEGRNSITETFRQLIKEEGFWGMTKGLSARIISSTPTAIVMVVGYESLKKLSLRPELVDSRHW; this is encoded by the exons ATGTCAGACATGAGTCATTCCAATGAGGATGCTCCTCCAGCCAACACCATGCAGCAAAAGAGGAACATCCAGATCATCGAGTGGGAGGACTTGGACAAAAAGAAATTCTACTCTTTTGGCATGTTCATCACCTTGAGCATTAGGGTCACAGTCTACCCGGCCACCCTGATCCGGACTCGGCTGCAGGTGCAGCGTGGCAAATCGCTTTACGCTGGCACCtttgatgcctttgttaagatcTTGCGGGTGGATGGCGTTCGGGGCCTGTACCGTGGCTTCATGGTCAACAGCTTCACCCTCATCTCTGGCCAGGCGTACATAACCACCTATGAGCTGGTGAGGAAGTACGTCTCCAAGTATAGCAATGACAACACGGTCAAGTCGGTGGTGGCGGGCGGCCTGGCTTCCATGGTGGCTCAGAGCATCACTGTCCCCATAGATGTGGTGTCACAGCAGCTGATGATGCAGGGCCAAGGGGCGCACCTCAGCCGCTTTCACCTTAATGCCTGCATGGAGGCCGGCAAGCCCAAAACAGTGTTCGGCCAAACCAGGAGCATAGTGGCCCAAATATTTGCTGCGGATGGTTTTCCGGGTTTCTACAGGGGAGCCCTTGCTTCTTTACTCACCTACATCCCAAACAGTGCTGTATGGTGGCCTTTCTATCATTTTTATGCAG AACAACTGTCAAATCTGGCCCCCTCTGGCTGTCCTCATCTGGTCCTACAGGCCATGGCAGGTCCACTTGCCGCGGCCACTGCTTCCACAGTCACCAACCCCATGGATGTCATCAGAGCTAGAGTGCAG GTTGAAGGTCGCAATTCAATCACAGAGACCTTCAGACAGCTTATCAAGGAGGAGGGCTTCTGGGGAATGACCAAAGGGCTGTCGGCGCGAATCATTTCATCCACCCCCACCGCCATCGTCATGGTGGTGGGCTATGAGAGCCTCAAAAAACTAAGTTTGCGGCCGGAGCTTGTGGACTCCAGACACTGGTAG